A single region of the Manihot esculenta cultivar AM560-2 chromosome 12, M.esculenta_v8, whole genome shotgun sequence genome encodes:
- the LOC110628856 gene encoding uncharacterized protein LOC110628856, which produces MIPFISMVKPSSATNSDDTTYHTVFIDTDLDTHLAMIVSSTDTVSDLKQKIMLQHAQCFPQIGDIQILALKVKRRGCYYHLSDSMLVKSAFHGINKTWFISVAASSVNKHDNNQHFLIPDCNNMVVCYGISCNGSVHGVNLLHDGYPRKLSSVIDKQHLEIPVAARLILDVAGNGEDARKDLEIRVEQMGDNHGIAKSVDINNGSDSHTLEKVDQCDNENEIQKTPIGGSKTSSRTGIEDVPGSLLLEGALETGHHAKKKPKGKSKSKHPIYDLALKEDISLPESGKNESQPETVVPQSFLENTVGTRNKNSIEEPSMVSYSDANRGMDSIMQGTTVLSEETRMLGRHDGSIYDKSRRNCNDVQCFKLVEDASQSKPAAKKKRKNEEGKKGEDLLKDDQTLISDSNKKMLENPTVSQQFLFDKMKNINARLDGSSTDTPEVVHLQSVDPTNEKRKKKKKSSNTLNQKIAAPSGTNVGEENRGDLRDLCEEFKAEFFSGQHIQSPLISEHGGVSLTEKDGNPLQEANTTLSSQEFDGSNRAAGSVKDRNIETVGPSKSSKKRKKTKKAKDTLSGTPSTSVTEQVKGSDIGTSPTKPHKAADGDHSGDNINKQESDISPKDRKEVSIAPHKADNGDHFGANVNMQEININPEDRKEVSGMDTISTSFLATDKEIDNVIQNVVESVQQIRKGQVDSQLMDGTSRKTTRKKRSSYKKKSAESEKVNENVGDKPAPADNIGEVAEVMKQAKLANADSTIQLHGSNLEGEKEITFDNDPHSPQSSQVKPHRLERNREGSCVKAVVHVNPSDSGHTKGNTDAKEVSCESNGIDFNDYFLPSQNSHKNGDSAEVLVDKATETRRVDGKMKVKVDKSKHDAHYHGPSPDMHSSQRLNENHAVGVNTQGDNSSTGELLSSVSNTKSENVVLQPNEEPLNASRSVAKALPCSTSDKFDSVPEEARIPNAAKPSVTSAHAKSKRATPNSSLENSKSRVFLNTRVNGLQSRENHNHMDGKRTSRINTGEVVNNSQHKKSLIGASGSIFNDDSNESSMNESDNSDAGTRTPSDNSLSSDYSDGESNTDFNSSQNGFHSWKREGGGKAFTKQFSSGMTLDTILRSSSRYKKAKLTASQSQAEDTESQPVDFVPDSQPNP; this is translated from the exons ATGATCCCATTCATATCAATGGTGAAACCAAGCTCAGCCACCAACTCCGATGATACGACGTACCACACCGTGTTCATAGACACCGACCTCGACACTCACTTGGCCATGATCGTCTCCAGCACCGACACTGTTTCCGATCTCAAGC AGAAGATAATGCTTCAACATGCCCAGTGCTTTCCTCAAATTGGAGATATTCAAATCCTAGCTTTAAAG GTGAAGCGGAGAGGGTGCTATTATCATTTATCTGATTCTATGTTGGTGAAAAGTGCTTTTCATGGGATTAATAAAACTTGGTTCATTAGTGTTGCCGCGTCTAGTGTAAACAAGCATGATAACAATCAGCATTTTCTTATTCCGGATTGTAACAACATGGTTGTTTGCTATGGTATCTCTTGCAACGGTTCTGTTCATGGGGTTAATCTTCTTCATGATGGTTATCCTAGAAAGTTGTCCAGTGTTATTGATAAACAGCATCTGGAAATCCCTGTTGCTGCCAGGTTGATTTTGGATGTTGCTGGGAATGGGGAAGATGCTAGAAAGGATTTGGAGATAAGAGTTGAACAGATGGGTGACAATCATGGCATAGCTAAATCTGTGGACATCAACAATGGGTCAGATTCTCATACATTGGAGAAAGTTGATCAATGTGATAATGAAAATGAAATTCAGAAAACACCAATCGGAGGCAGCAAAACCAGCTCCAGGACTGGTATTGAAGATGTGCCGGGGAGCTTACTGCTAGAAGGTGCTTTAGAAACTGGACATCATGCAAAGAAAAAACCTAAAGGTAAAAGCAAAAGTAAGCATCCTATATATGACCTGGCTTTAAAGGAGGATATTTCATTACCCGAATCTGGTAAAAATGAATCACAGCCAGAGACAGTGGTGCCACAAAGTTTTCTGGAAAATACAGTTGGAACAAGAAACAAGAATAGTATTGAGGAGCCAAGCATGGTTTCATATTCTGATGCCAATAGGGGGATGGATTCTATAATGCAGGGGACAACTGTTTTGAGTGAGGAGACTAGAATGCTAGGGAGACATGACGGAAGCATTTATGATAAATCAAGGAGAAATTGCAATGATGTGCAATGTTTTAAATTAGTGGAAGATGCTTCACAATCAAAGCCAGCAGCTAAGAAAAAGCGTAAAAATGAAGAGGGAAAAAAAGGTGAAGATTTACTGAAAGATGATCAAACTCTAATCTCTGATTCTAATAAAAAGATGTTGGAGAATCCCACAGTCTCTCAGCAATTTCTGTTTgacaaaatgaaaaatataaatgccCGTTTAGATGGTTCTTCTACTGACACTCCTGAGGTTGTCCATTTGCAATCAGTAGATCCAACCAATgagaagaggaaaaagaaaaagaaatcatCAAATACTCTTAATCAAAAAATTGCTGCTCCTTCTGGGACAAATGTTGGGGAAGAAAATCGTGGGGATCTGAGGGATTTGTGTGAAGAATTTAAAGCAGAATTTTTCAGTGGACAACACATCCAGAGTCCATTAATTTCTGAGCATGGTGGAGTCTCTCTGACAGAAAAGGATGGGAATCCTCTCCAAGAAGCAAACACAACACTTTCTTCCCAAG AATTTGATGGAAGCAACAGAGCAGCTGGCAGTGTGAAAGACAGAAATATTGAAACTGTAGGTCCTTCAAAATCAtcgaagaaaagaaagaagaccaAAAAAGCAAAGGACACATTGAGTGGAACACCATCCACATCTGTTACAGAACAGGTTAAAGGTTCTGATATTGGCACATCTCCAACTAAGCCTCATAAAGCTGCTGATGGAGATCACTCTGGTGACAATATTAATAAGCAGGAAAGTGATATATCTCCGAAGGACAGGAAAGAAGTATCAATTGCGCCTCATAAAGCTGACAATGGAGATCACTTTGGTGCTAATGTTAATATGCAGGAAATCAATATAAATCCAGAGGATAGGAAAGAAGTATCAGGAATGGACACAATTAGTACTTCTTTTTTGGCTACTGATAAGGAAATTGATAATGTAATCCAAAATGTGGTGGAATCAGTGCAACAGATTAGAAAAGGCCAAGTGGACTCTCAACTTATGGATGGGACATCAAGAAAGACAACTAGGAAGAAGCGGAGTTCATATAAAAAGAAGTCTGCAGAATCTGAAAAAGTAAATGAGAATGTTGGTGATAAACCTGCACCAGCTGATAACATAGGAGAGGTAGCTGAGGTGATGAAACAAGCTAAATTGGCGAATGCAGATTCCACAATTCAATTACATGGATCAAATTTGGAGGGTGAAAAAGAAATTACATTTGACAATGATCCTCACAGCCCTCAATCTTCCCAAGTTAAACCACATAGACTGGAAAGAAATCGTGAGGGAAGTTGTGTCAAAGCTGTTGTCCATGTGAATCCCTCTGATAGTGGCCATACAAAGGGAAATACTGATGCTAAGGAAGTTTCCTGTGAAAGTAACGGGATTGACTTTAATGATTATTTTTTGCCTAGCCAAAATAGCCACAAGAATGGTGATTCTGCTGAGGTTCTTGTTGATAAAGCGACTGAAACAAGGAGAGTAGATGGTAAGATGAAAGTTAAGGTGGACAAAAGTAAGCATGATGCACATTATCATGGTCCTTCACCTGACATGCACAGTTCGCAGAGGTTAAATGAGAACCATGCAGTTGGAGTGAACACTCAAGGTGACAACTCTAGTACTGGAGAGCTTCTGAGTTCAGTGTCAAATACGAAGTCCGAAAATGTCGTGCTTCAACCGAACGAGGAACCTTTGAATGCTTCTAGGAGTGTAGCAAAAGCTCTACCATGTAGCACCTCTGACAAGTTTGATTCTGTTCCTGAAGAAGCTAGAATACCTAATGCTGCCAAGCCTTCTGTCACCAGTGCTCATGCAAAGAGTAAAAGGGCTACACCAAATTCTAGCTTGGAAAATTCTAAAAGCAGAGTTTTTCTAAATACAAGAGTTAATGGTCTTCAATCACGTGAGAATCACAATCATATGGATGGTAAAAGAACGTCCAGAATTAATACTGGGGAAGTTGTGAACAACTCGCAACATAAGAAAAGCTTAATAGGAGCTTCAGGTTCAATATTTAATGACGACAGTAATGAGTCTTCTATGAACGAATCTGATAATTCAGATGCCGGTACTAGAACTCCATCAGACAATTCATTGTCTTCTGACTACTCAGATGGAGAAAGCAATACAGATTTTAACTCATCACAAAATG GATTTCACAGCTGGAAAAGAGAGGGAGGTGGAAAAGCATTCACAAAACAATT CTCTTCTGGCATGACCTTGGACACGATTCTTAGAAGTTCAAGCAGATACAAGAAGGCGAAGCTTACAGCTTCTCAATCACAAGCTGAGGACACAGAAAGCCAGCCTGTTGATTTTGTCCCTGATAGTCAACCAAACCCTTAA